From the Nostoc sp. PCC 7107 genome, the window ATTTATACGAGTATCTTTGAAATCATATTAGTTAATATTTCAAGAGGCATAGTTATGAAACAGTTTCTTTTCATCACAGATCTGGACTATACACTGATAGGTGATGATGATGCAATGGCAAAGCTAAATCAGCAGCTAGAATTGCATCGTCAGCAATATAGTACTAAAATTGTTTATTCCACAGGTCGTTCACCTTTTCTTTTTCAAAAACTTGCCAAAGAAAAAACCCTATTAGATCCAGATATACTGGTTTGTTCTGTAGGTACAGAAATTTATATCAATGGTAGTCGAGACCCAGATTATACATGGTCTGATAAACTTTCTCAAGCTTGGGATAGAGATTTAGTAAAAACAATATCTGCAACTTTTACTGAATTGAAACCTCAGCCAGAAAGTGAACAAAGAGATTTTAAAGTTAGCTATCTTCTGGAAGAAAAAATTGCTGGAAAAGTCGTACCAGAGTTAGAACGTTCTTTGTTAGAAAAGGGATTAGATATTCAAGTTATTTATAGTGGCGGTAAAGATTTAGATATTTTGCCACGTCATGCAAATAAAGGTATGGCTATGACCTTTGTACGGCAACATTTAGAAATAGATATAGCAAAAACCGTTGCTTGTGGAGATTCTGGTAATGATATTGCTTTGTTTGCTAACAGGGAAGAGAAAGGTATCATTGTCGGTAATGCAAGACCAGAATTGCTCGATTGGCACAAGGCTAACCCAAACCCAAATCGTTATCTAGCAACAGCTAAGTTTGCCAATGGAATTGAAGAAGGATTGCACTATTTCGGATTTTTTGAATAGTCAACTAGATCCTTGAGTTAACTTTCAATAGTTTCAGAAATTACGCACAAAGATTGTCGATGGAGACTGATTGTAGGAGTGAAAAGGTATGAAGTGTAAGATTTTTGCATACATAC encodes:
- a CDS encoding sucrose-phosphate phosphatase, whose protein sequence is MKQFLFITDLDYTLIGDDDAMAKLNQQLELHRQQYSTKIVYSTGRSPFLFQKLAKEKTLLDPDILVCSVGTEIYINGSRDPDYTWSDKLSQAWDRDLVKTISATFTELKPQPESEQRDFKVSYLLEEKIAGKVVPELERSLLEKGLDIQVIYSGGKDLDILPRHANKGMAMTFVRQHLEIDIAKTVACGDSGNDIALFANREEKGIIVGNARPELLDWHKANPNPNRYLATAKFANGIEEGLHYFGFFE